TTGGCGCATTAGAACCCATTGGACCAGTGTATGCCTtgtaaatttcattaaaatcatcATCAACATCCAACTCTTCTCTACTTCCCATGCCAGCCAAACCGGACTAACTGTTGGGTCTGCTTTGATTCACTGATAggacaaaataaaaaaactgaCAAGAAAAGAAAGGCAAATAATTACAACCTACAGAAGTTGAAGTTTTCGAGTATAAATATGTTGTTTTAGTAAGATTACAATCTGCTCCCCGTTAAAACACAGTTACAAGAAATTAGAGCTATCCTTAGATGTGATTTGATATGCACTCATACCTAATTATCGAGGTATATCTCACTCAATTATAGTGTACTTCCAACCAAAATAGCAGAAAGGCTGAAATACAGGAAGCAGTTATCGTTCAAATGACAAAACTCATTGCAAGAACACTAAGCCATTCTGGCATTGTGACAATGGCACCTCGATATATCTAAATGGCATCAATGTGGCTACCACAGTCATTTCTTACTACAATATCAACCCAACCTATGCTCCACTCTACGCTACACACTTGGAGTCGCTACACAGTCAACTTCACCTATAGACCAATCAAATTTGGATCCTGGCAcgtttctaaaaaaaaaaaataaggattGAAAACATTTTCTAAATGTGGAGATAAAATGGAGCGCAAGAAAATTACCTAGGGTTATGCACGTGAAATAATCAACAAAACCgtcgaaaattttaaattgcaaCCAAATTTAGGAATTAGGATGCAACATGTATGGTTACGTGAAAATTGAACAACGTTAAAGCAAAACTCTCCACCATTGTCAAACTTGAGAACACCCGGGTGACAGTTCACTAGAAACCGTAAATGCGTAGGGAAATTTTACATTAAACAACAGGAGGAAGAGACTTCGATTGTTaccttgagagagagagagagcggcgaGCTGTGGAGTGAGTGAGAAGATGACAAACAGCTAGGGCTCGTTAGCTCGTTCTGGTTTTCAGTTTTGCTATTTCTActttcccttttcctttttggcactttctcccccttttgtgtgctttaattaattttcgTTTTCTAATAATCCTTTTGGgcttttaatttgtttatagTTTTGCGTcccttttttgtttttaatattggaatgagtatttttttttattaaacttACTTAATATTTAGCTTTAATAAACAGTAAAAATAAGACaagtttttaagaaaaattcaTATACTTAATTTTTCAAAATACGCCTACTATGAATTTTGTGAAAGTTCTAAAAGTTAAattctaacataaaatataaataattcatagTTTATTTTACAACTTATTCATTTGATTAAAGTTTTATAGTAATTTAATATGTGGCTGACTAAGACAttgaataattaaaaagttttaTTATAAAAGTTGAAACACTTTGATTTAGATATTTGAAATGAAtgtattataaatattatactCCATTCATCCCCCAATTTACTATCCATTTAAAAaggacatgagttttaataaaaggaTTGAGTGTTTTGTATAGAGATGGTAAAACGAGTTCGGTTAATCAGTTATAACCGTAACCAAATCGAATTTTTGATAAATCAATTAATCGATaatctatttttattagttCGATTCGGTTTTCGGTTATCGAATTCTCTAGAATTCGGTTAATCAGTTTAACCGGTAGCCGATCGATTAAAATCGATTAactgaattaataattaaaatattttattttattataacaattaaaataaagtaattgaaattaattacaagtttctataaaaataattttatattatatgtaaacataaatgatgaattgatagAGTGGATAAGACTTTACTCTTTCTTCCTAAAGCATAGGTTCGAATCTCTTCAGTAGCAATGGAagtgcattttttttaattaaataaattgattatttgcggttaaccgattaacagTATATATTAACCAATTCGGTTAGCGGTTAGTAAAATCGCCCTTATTCGGTTCCAGTTAACCAAAAAATCAATTCGATTTTAATCGAATCGGACTGATTACCACCTTAAttttgtgagtgaaataagaaTCCCATATTTATGAAAGTATTAAAGTAGAATAAGAGTTTAAccaattttacaaaaaatagaaagaaacaCTAAATTAAGGAACATATTAAAATGATCCGGTTAAATTTCTGAAATATTAACTGATCCGGCATATCAAAGGTGGAGTGGCAAATGATGCTTACAAGGAATATTGCACCACCAAGTTTATATTTATAACTTGGTTGGTTATTTTAAGAAGACTATTTACTATGGAAAAGCTGgagaaaattgaaatttattgtGACAAGGAGTGTTCTCTGTGCATGATTGAGAATGAAACTATTGATCACTTATTTTTCAAGTGCTCTTTTTCTGCAAATATTTGGAAGCAACTTGCTGAATGGAGTGGAGTTCATGAACAAGTGTTAGATTGGCAAGGGGAGCTGCGCTTCATGGAGACACAATACAGAACCAAGTCTGGAAGGCAACTTCTCTATAGGTTGGTGCTATCTTCTGCGATTTATTGTATATGGAAAAAACGAAATGCAAGGAAATTTGGGGATAATGTGTGTACGGTTGAACAAGTGGTTAGACAGTGCCAACTACACATAATTACAATGGGAGCAAATGATAGGAAAGTGATGAGATATTTGAAGAATTAGACCCAATTAGTAGTCTTTGCTTTGTTAACTTGTAAAGTTTTGCGATATTGCTCATTGGTAATAAAACCCCCtctatttaccaaaaaaaaaagggttgGGTTTCCACTTGATTTAGCATACAATTATTAAGaagaaaataatcaaacaaaaaaggaaagaacATGCGATACTCATGCCAATGATAAATTCCATGTATGAATACACCAAGAACACAGTCTATTAAGTGGACAGAGAAAAATGTAATAGTATCAATACACCAAGAGAAGGCCTAGGATCCATGCTTCACATGAAACTGGGGCATGGCGGTCCTTTCGACAGACCAAGACGAACTTCCATACCGTGATGCAGGTCAACTGGACGGTATGATTCAGACTCCCTAGGATCTGAAACGCAATATAAAAGTTCAGGAATAGAGCAAGGATTCATAAATACAATCAGAACTGTTTCACAGCATTTTTCAGGTTGCATGATCATAGCATTAGACCATAATTTCACTCGAGACTCAACTAACAGTTCAGAAATCAGTTCTGTACTTAACTGCAAGCTACCTGTAAATGCATGAATGGAAACACGAATACAgcaaaaatataatagatgTAACTTCAGCAATAGACATTGATGTGCTATTCATGAGAATGAACTTGGAACTTAGAGCCTTATAATTAGGACTTCGTGTATGGCTTTGAAAAAGATGATGAAAAGGTCGCAGCAGAGAagttttgtttttagttttaaggtatatatataacttttacCACTTATAAGCTTTATCATCCAAGGTAAAACTGATGAAACGTTAAATGGAAAAAGTTCTGTGATTTGAATAGTACTTCCTTACCGTTGAGATAATCTTCAAAACCAAACTCTTCCATAGTTCCAGTAAAGGCCTCTAGACCTACAAACGACGAATGTACTACACCAGGAGGCCTTTGAAATCTGTGCAGCAAAAAGTGGTTGCATTACAATATATTAAGCAGAATTTGTGCAAGGCTAACAATAATATCCGAGAGATATTTATTGCAACATATGCAGGATTTTATGCAGCTCATGGACAGGATTTATAAATTTGGAACTATTTATTGCAAGATTCAGCATATGGAACTAATTTTGACATCACTATTATGAAATGAAACAAACATATACAAAATTTTACATGAAGTAAAAGAACATTAAGAACTTCACAAACACAAGAATATGCAAGTATATTATTTGAGGAACACATGATAGCATAAGTCATGGGCCTCATGACAAGAAACAATATCACTCActaaaacaaaataaagcaCATTAACTTTGATAATGATAGAAAATGACATTGTTTGATTACAATTGCACGGCATTATTACTTTATTAGAGCATAATTGCACTAAGTTTCACACATAATCTAACTTAAATTCATCAGACTTATTCTTGATTCAGCTAGTTCATCACTTAGACCATTCAGAAGGATTACAGCAAAACAAAACTACACGAGATTGAATATATGTTCATAAGAAGGAACACATGAGCTGCATTTCAAGAATCTTCTTCCAACAAATGATCCATGTCATAACCCACACATTGTAGCAATATCACCAGCATCATTACAGGTTATTATCATAGCTTTTTAATCAGCTCCAGGACACATTTCCACATTCCATATATGAGAAAGTTAAAATACTTATAAAATTCTATCTACAAAGGCAGGTGCGTAATAGACAAGACGAAAACTTCAGTAGCATATAAATAATCCTCAAATCAGTTTCTGATAGCACTAGAAACCAAGTACCACTCCAACCTTAAcaactaagagggtgtttggctgagcttataagctccttaaaacaacttataagttgtttaggagcttataagctcttgagaagTGTTTAACCAAAATAAGTTCcaaaaaaaacttataagcGATACAACTAAACTccaataacttataagctccccaaaaataagttcctcaacCGCAactaattttttcataatcttaaaAGCAacgattatttcataaaaaaaattctattgtTGTtagttattttcatcatatacccTTCCAATTTAATATCTcgtcaattttctctctctaactaggATTTTCTCTTTATAACTCACAATTCCCTCTCTAGCTTACATCAATTAAGTATAAACCTTTTAAGTTGTTGGAAATTACTATAAGCTCTCCAAAAAGAAAGCACCAGGAACAAAAATGAACGGAAACATCATAGCAGAAAGAAGACGTAATAACTTGAATTAATATGGAAAGAAATCTCGATTAAACCAGACTCAAACGTATAAAAATTCGAAATAAAAAACCCCAATTTTCCGCCAAACTAAAAACCCTAGCTCCTAATGTTCACTACACAAAACAAGCAAATTAAGAGTGAGTGCGAGCGCGTgtgtgtggagagagagaaagagtaaCGAGCTAGAGGAACACAAACTTGGAGAGAATCTGACGATCCATCTCCATCTTCATCAGGAATGCTGCGCCGTAAGTATTCGCCaggattttcttcttcatctcttCTTGCGTTTGCTTCGCCTGTTCATTACAAAACAAAAACTCAGCATGAAAGACACAAATCAATAggcggagggagagagagagagagtgaaattATTGAAACATTACAGAGCGACGGGCAGATTGAAGAGGGTGGGGTTCGATGATATCGCTCTTGACGCCGTGGATCCCGAAGCGTAGCAAATCGTCGGCGCGGCCTTCCAGTGGTATCGTCTTCGCGGGGTCCATGATTATTGCTGTAGTTTGTGAATTTTCGTTCTGCTTTTGTTTGCGAAAATATGAAGtatcaaaaaagaagaagagaaaataaCTACTAATTTCTTTCAGagcaagaaaatgaaaaattgatGGTAGGAGTGTGGGCTCCACAGGCCCAAAGAGATCAAATGAGAGAGACAGATGATCGGCAGAATTTGGGCGTGAATTGAGAGAGATGAGATGGGCTACAACTTCGGGCTTTGTTTTAATTAATCTGCTGGGCTTATTTGGGTTTTGATTAATTAAGCCCACGTTTGATTGGGtatttttagaggttggaaagacaatcaagtaattgaatccattacttgttgtttggtttgggtaatgagataatcattacccatacttgagggtaacccaatcacccaatttgttacccctcaaaatagaggggaaataaaagaaagggaatcccttactaatgattcatttccattgtcaaaccaaacactcaataaaagtaatggttattgataccattccactcctttatttgattttattctcttttcatttctctacttgaaccaaacgagcactaagtGGGCTGAGATCATAAAATGAGTTGGGCCGTAATTGATATTAACTTGGACTTATTTAAATCATTAATTGAGTCTTATTTctggtttgattttttttaagggttattCTATATGTAACCTCATTTTACAAAAGTAAATCCAAAATCACCATTTAACTAGCAACACAGAAGTCAATCTAAAGAGCCAGTGTAATGCAGTTTTTGTGAGCAATGACACGTCGTCTAAAAATCATTCATCAGTGAATATCGTTGAAAGGTTTGAATGAAAGTTGTAGGTCATCTCGATAGTTTGTAGGTGCAAACGGATTGCAAATCAGAGCTCACACGAGGGAGATACAACCGAAGCAAAACACCAGGCGAAACATCAAGTGCCCCACGGTCACGCTCGCGGCCGCGGGCATAACCACTACTGTTGTGCGACAATACAGAGCGTTCCCACGGTCATACCCCGTAGCTGCGGCCCTTGACCACAGGAAAAAGGCGGAAAGCCTCTAAGAGTGGACCCCAAATGTGTTTTTGTctgtatttttgaatttttactaTGTTTTTCTCATGTGcttatatataggtccttttttTGGCCTATTAGACACTCATTGTCACCATTTTTCATACcctaaatttataatttattattttctcagtttttatagcttaaatttattttctgcaagttttatttaattcaattgcttttattttaattatgtctttactTTATGTAATTATGCCTAACAAGTTTCTTTtttgattctagggtttgtatgCAATTGAATGaatatgtgtgtttgatttattgatatcaatttgccctccagtttatgattcatgattcatgTTGTCTGATTT
The sequence above is drawn from the Salvia miltiorrhiza cultivar Shanhuang (shh) unplaced genomic scaffold, IMPLAD_Smil_shh original_scaffold_386, whole genome shotgun sequence genome and encodes:
- the LOC131004343 gene encoding cyclin-B1-2-like, giving the protein MDPAKTIPLEGRADDLLRFGIHGVKSDIIEPHPLQSARRSAKQTQEEMKKKILANTYGAAFLMKMEMDRQILSKFQRPPGVVHSSFVGLEAFTGTMEEFGFEDYLNDPRESESYRPVDLHHGMEVRLGLSKGPPCPSFM